Proteins encoded together in one Paracidovorax wautersii window:
- a CDS encoding bifunctional nicotinamide-nucleotide adenylyltransferase/Nudix hydroxylase, giving the protein MMTAFPFDTAVLIGRFQPVHAGHLALLRQALASAPQVIVVVGSAWQARTPRNPFTWMEREAMLRNALPEADRARLTVLPMRDYYHATRWVAAVLQAVSRHSAPDARIGLVGHFKDATSGYLDDFPGWQLITMERQGSIDATAVRDAYFGATPQTVGTALAGVADQVPANTLDFLHAFAAQPEYAALQQEWTMLRGYREAWSRAPYPPVFVTVDAVVRCQDQILLIRRAHAPGRGLLAVPGGFIEQRETVWQSCLRELAEETHCAVPEAALRAALRQVHVFDHPDRSQRGRTITHAHYFDLGDAPLPAVQADDDAQSVQWLSIGGLAAMEEAFFEDHFHMLDHFLGLTAQG; this is encoded by the coding sequence ATGATGACCGCATTCCCCTTCGACACCGCCGTGCTCATCGGCCGCTTCCAGCCTGTGCATGCAGGCCACCTCGCGCTGCTGCGGCAGGCACTGGCCAGCGCGCCGCAGGTCATCGTGGTGGTGGGCTCCGCCTGGCAGGCGCGCACGCCGCGCAACCCCTTCACGTGGATGGAGCGCGAGGCCATGCTGCGCAACGCGCTGCCCGAAGCCGACCGCGCCCGCCTCACCGTGCTGCCCATGCGGGACTACTACCACGCCACACGCTGGGTGGCGGCCGTGCTGCAGGCCGTGTCAAGGCACAGCGCGCCGGATGCGCGCATCGGCCTGGTGGGCCACTTCAAGGACGCCACCAGCGGCTATCTGGACGACTTCCCCGGCTGGCAGCTCATCACCATGGAGCGCCAAGGCAGCATCGACGCCACCGCCGTGCGCGATGCGTACTTTGGCGCCACGCCGCAGACCGTGGGCACCGCGCTCGCCGGCGTGGCGGACCAGGTCCCCGCGAACACGCTGGACTTTCTGCACGCCTTCGCGGCCCAGCCGGAGTACGCGGCCCTGCAGCAGGAATGGACCATGCTGCGCGGCTACCGCGAGGCCTGGTCCCGCGCGCCCTACCCGCCCGTGTTCGTCACCGTGGACGCCGTGGTGCGCTGCCAGGACCAGATCCTGCTGATCCGCCGCGCTCACGCGCCCGGCCGGGGCCTGCTGGCGGTGCCCGGCGGCTTCATCGAGCAGCGCGAGACGGTGTGGCAGTCCTGCCTGCGCGAGCTGGCCGAGGAAACGCACTGCGCCGTGCCCGAGGCAGCCCTGCGCGCCGCCCTGCGCCAGGTGCACGTCTTCGATCACCCGGACCGCAGCCAGCGGGGCCGCACCATCACCCACGCGCATTATTTCGACCTGGGCGACGCGCCGCTGCCGGCCGTGCAGGCCGATGACGACGCGCAGTCGGTGCAGTGGCTGTCCATCGGTGGACTGGCGGCAATGGAAGAGGCCTTCTTCGAGGACCACTTCCACATGCTGGACCATTTCCTCGGGCTCACCGCGCAGGGCTGA